A region from the Mycolicibacterium phlei genome encodes:
- a CDS encoding acyl-CoA dehydrogenase family protein, with the protein MDFAMSAKAQDYHNRLTEFMVEHVFPAEAEYHRYREEKGPKDHTVPPVVEELKKIAKERGLWNLFLPSISGLSNLEYAHLAELTGWSLEIAPEATNCQAPDTGNMETLHLFANEEQRKQWLEPLLNGEIRSAFAMTEPAVASSDARNIETTMYRDGDDYVINGRKWWITGAADPRCKILIVMGRTNPEASAHRQQSMILVPTDTPGVDIQRSLPVFGWQDQHGHCEIVFDNVRVPAENLLHEEGAGFEIAQARLGPGRIHHCMRAIGAAERALALMIDRVQTRVAFGKPLAEQGMVQEAIAKSRNELEQARLLCHKAAWTIDQLGNRAKESQVLVAQIKSVAPQMACNVIDRAIQVHGGAGVCDDFPLARMYGWHRAMRLFDGPDEVHLRTIARAELGKEKSPLAAAAVKRQS; encoded by the coding sequence ATGGACTTCGCGATGTCGGCCAAAGCTCAGGACTACCACAACCGTCTCACCGAGTTCATGGTTGAGCACGTGTTCCCGGCGGAGGCCGAGTACCACCGGTACCGCGAGGAGAAGGGCCCCAAGGACCACACGGTCCCGCCGGTCGTCGAGGAGCTCAAGAAGATCGCCAAGGAGCGGGGGCTGTGGAACCTGTTCCTGCCGTCGATCTCCGGCCTGTCCAACCTCGAGTACGCCCACCTCGCCGAGCTGACCGGCTGGAGCCTCGAGATCGCGCCCGAGGCCACCAACTGCCAGGCCCCCGACACCGGCAACATGGAGACGCTGCACCTGTTCGCCAACGAGGAGCAGCGCAAGCAGTGGCTCGAACCGCTGCTCAACGGGGAGATCCGCAGCGCGTTCGCGATGACGGAGCCGGCGGTGGCCTCCAGCGACGCCCGCAACATCGAGACCACGATGTACCGGGACGGCGACGACTACGTCATCAACGGCCGCAAGTGGTGGATCACCGGTGCCGCCGACCCGCGCTGCAAGATCCTCATCGTGATGGGCCGCACCAACCCGGAGGCGTCGGCCCACCGGCAGCAGTCGATGATCCTGGTGCCGACCGACACCCCCGGCGTCGACATCCAGCGCTCGCTGCCGGTGTTCGGCTGGCAGGACCAGCACGGCCACTGCGAGATCGTGTTCGACAACGTGCGGGTGCCCGCCGAGAACCTGCTGCACGAGGAGGGCGCCGGCTTCGAGATCGCCCAGGCGCGCCTCGGCCCGGGCCGGATCCACCACTGCATGCGCGCGATCGGCGCCGCCGAGCGGGCGCTGGCGTTGATGATCGACCGGGTGCAGACGCGCGTCGCGTTCGGTAAGCCGCTGGCCGAGCAGGGCATGGTGCAGGAGGCGATCGCCAAGTCCCGCAACGAACTCGAGCAGGCCCGGCTGCTGTGCCACAAGGCGGCGTGGACCATCGACCAGCTGGGCAACCGGGCCAAGGAATCCCAGGTACTGGTGGCCCAGATCAAGTCGGTGGCCCCGCAGATGGCCTGCAACGTGATCGACCGTGCCATTCAGGTGCACGGCGGCGCCGGCGTCTGCGACGACTTCCCGTTGGCCCGGATGTACGGCTGGCACCGCGCGATGCGGCTGTTCGACGGTCCGGATGAGGTGCACCTGCGCACCATCGCCCGGGCGGAACTGGGCAAGGAGAAGAGCCCGCTCGCCGCGGCGGCGGTGAAGCGCCAATCATGA
- a CDS encoding NADPH:quinone oxidoreductase family protein yields MKALVAQELSGPDGLIYTDVPDVGGDDKVIVDVGAAGVSFPELLMLRGEYQMRLEPPFTPGMEIAGTVRSAPYESEFKPGQRVTALTMLGGWAERVAVTADQLRPTPDELDDAQAVALLGNYQTMYFALAKRGALRPGETVLVLGSAGGVGTAAIQIAKALGANVIALVHRPTAMDYVKSLGADVVLPLTDGWLQAVKDATDGTGVDLVVDPVGGEAFDDAIRALAVEGRLLVLGFASGGGIPTVKVNRLLLRNVAVIGVGYGEYLNRKPGSQSLFEFGVGELVKAGLRPPPPVRYPLEKGADALRALADGEILGKLVLVP; encoded by the coding sequence ATGAAAGCGCTTGTCGCGCAGGAACTCTCCGGGCCCGACGGGCTGATCTACACCGACGTTCCCGACGTCGGCGGTGACGACAAGGTCATCGTCGACGTCGGGGCGGCGGGGGTGAGCTTCCCCGAGCTGCTGATGTTGCGCGGGGAGTACCAGATGCGGCTCGAGCCGCCGTTCACCCCCGGCATGGAGATCGCGGGCACGGTGCGCTCGGCGCCGTACGAGTCGGAGTTCAAACCCGGTCAGCGGGTGACCGCGCTGACGATGCTCGGCGGCTGGGCCGAGCGGGTGGCGGTGACCGCCGACCAGCTGCGGCCCACGCCCGACGAGTTGGACGACGCGCAAGCCGTTGCGCTGCTGGGCAACTACCAGACCATGTACTTCGCGCTGGCCAAACGCGGTGCGCTGCGGCCGGGCGAGACGGTGCTGGTGCTGGGGTCGGCGGGCGGTGTCGGCACCGCGGCCATCCAGATCGCCAAGGCGTTGGGCGCCAACGTGATCGCGCTGGTGCACCGGCCCACGGCGATGGACTACGTGAAGTCGCTGGGGGCCGACGTGGTGCTGCCGCTGACCGATGGATGGCTGCAGGCGGTCAAGGACGCCACCGACGGCACCGGGGTGGACCTCGTCGTCGACCCGGTCGGCGGGGAGGCGTTCGACGACGCGATCCGCGCGCTGGCCGTCGAGGGCAGGCTGCTGGTCCTCGGATTCGCCTCCGGCGGCGGCATTCCCACCGTCAAGGTGAACCGGTTGCTGCTGCGCAACGTGGCGGTGATCGGCGTCGGCTACGGCGAGTACCTCAACCGCAAGCCGGGCTCGCAGTCGCTGTTCGAGTTCGGGGTGGGCGAACTGGTGAAGGCCGGACTGCGGCCTCCGCCGCCGGTGCGCTACCCGCTGGAGAAGGGCGCCGACGCGCTGCGCGCGCTGGCCGACGGGGAGATCCTCGGCAAGCTCGTCCTGGTGCCGTAG
- a CDS encoding TetR/AcrR family transcriptional regulator — protein MSDLVDSAFATRRRTRLFDELLELFLAEGFSRFTLDELAARLRCSKSTLYTLAASKDELVRRVTVHFFKRATAAVEATLARTTDPRARVTAYLTAVGDELAVASEVFMADLNAFAPAREVYEANTHAAATRVRQLIEEGVAAGVFRAVNAAFAADLIATTMVRIQQREVAAATGLSDAAAYVELATLLTEGLRA, from the coding sequence GTGTCCGACCTGGTAGACAGCGCATTCGCCACGCGCAGACGCACCAGGTTGTTCGACGAACTTCTCGAGCTGTTCCTGGCCGAGGGCTTCAGCCGCTTCACCCTCGACGAACTCGCCGCCCGGCTGCGCTGCTCGAAGTCCACGCTCTACACGCTGGCCGCCAGCAAGGACGAGCTGGTCCGGCGGGTCACCGTGCACTTCTTCAAGCGCGCCACCGCCGCCGTCGAGGCCACCCTGGCCCGGACCACCGACCCGCGGGCCCGCGTGACCGCCTACCTCACCGCCGTCGGCGACGAACTGGCGGTGGCCTCCGAGGTGTTCATGGCCGACCTCAACGCGTTCGCCCCGGCCCGCGAGGTGTACGAGGCCAACACCCACGCCGCCGCCACCCGGGTCCGCCAGCTGATCGAGGAGGGGGTGGCGGCAGGCGTCTTCCGGGCGGTGAACGCCGCCTTCGCCGCCGATCTGATCGCCACCACGATGGTGCGCATCCAGCAGCGCGAGGTCGCCGCGGCCACCGGGCTGTCCGACGCCGCCGCCTACGTCGAGCTGGCGACGCTGCTGACCGAGGGGCTGCGGGCCTGA
- a CDS encoding sensor histidine kinase — protein MATLADRLTRLFAAEPVRVTAVLRLPLIMLVAILVWIWEVDHWLPEVYVVVLGTWAVAAVIWLVLVSRSPTLPRWADWASTGIDVLVVAVLCLVSGGATAALLPVFFLLPIAVAFQDRPVLTAVLGVGTAVTYLAVWIVYSKRDDNVGLPNVVYTQFGFLLWSAVAMTALCVVLVRRQARVLALQELRRQLVSEAMQADERHNREVAEHLHDGPLQTLLAARLDLDEVRERVDDPALEAARDALQQTAAALRSTVTELHPQVLAQLGLTPAVRELLRQFESRGRYMVEAELEEVGKPESQQLLYRAARELLNNIHKHAGATTVRVTLSRVADRILLTVADDGRGFDPAVIGSYVADGHIGLGSLLARFEAMGGSMQVQSTAGKGTTVIATSPPEP, from the coding sequence ATGGCGACGCTCGCTGATCGCCTCACCCGCCTGTTCGCCGCCGAACCGGTGCGGGTCACCGCCGTGCTGCGGCTGCCGCTGATCATGCTGGTCGCGATCCTGGTGTGGATCTGGGAGGTCGACCACTGGCTGCCTGAGGTGTACGTCGTGGTGCTGGGCACCTGGGCAGTCGCCGCGGTGATCTGGCTGGTGCTGGTGTCGCGCAGCCCCACCCTGCCGCGCTGGGCGGACTGGGCGTCGACGGGCATCGACGTGCTGGTGGTCGCGGTGCTGTGCCTGGTCTCGGGCGGGGCGACCGCGGCCCTGCTGCCGGTGTTCTTCCTGCTGCCGATCGCGGTGGCGTTCCAGGACCGTCCGGTGCTGACAGCGGTGCTCGGCGTGGGCACCGCGGTCACCTACCTGGCGGTGTGGATCGTGTACTCCAAACGCGACGACAACGTCGGGTTGCCCAACGTGGTCTACACCCAGTTCGGGTTCCTGCTGTGGTCGGCGGTGGCGATGACCGCCCTGTGCGTGGTGCTGGTGCGACGGCAGGCGCGCGTGCTGGCGCTGCAGGAGTTGCGCCGCCAGTTGGTGTCGGAGGCGATGCAGGCCGACGAGCGGCACAACCGCGAGGTGGCCGAGCATCTGCACGACGGGCCGCTGCAGACGCTGCTAGCGGCCCGCCTGGACCTCGACGAGGTCCGCGAACGTGTCGACGACCCTGCGCTGGAGGCCGCCCGCGATGCGCTGCAGCAGACCGCGGCGGCGCTGCGCTCGACGGTGACCGAGCTGCACCCGCAGGTGCTGGCCCAGCTCGGTCTGACCCCGGCGGTGCGAGAACTGTTGCGGCAGTTCGAGTCCCGTGGCCGGTACATGGTCGAGGCGGAGCTGGAGGAGGTCGGCAAACCCGAGTCGCAGCAGCTGCTGTACCGGGCCGCGCGGGAACTGCTGAACAACATCCACAAGCACGCCGGCGCGACCACCGTGCGGGTCACGCTGTCGCGGGTGGCCGACCGGATTCTGCTCACCGTCGCCGACGACGGCCGTGGCTTCGACCCGGCGGTCATCGGGAGCTACGTCGCCGACGGGCACATCGGGCTCGGCTCGCTGCTGGCCCGGTTCGAGGCGATGGGCGGGTCGATGCAGGTGCAGTCCACCGCGGGGAAGGGCACCACGGTCATCGCCACCTCCCCGCCCGAGCCCTAG
- a CDS encoding haloacid dehalogenase type II: MAVRALAFDTFGTVVDWRSSVIAELEAFGRSLGVQRDWAAFADDWRAGYPPAMDRVRRGELPWTKLDGLHRMILVDLLAEAGLEGVPDAAVDHLNRAWHRLDPWPDAAAGLTRLKARFVITTLSNGNVSLLTNMAKRAALPWDCVISAELFGHYKPDPEVYLGCADLLDVAPDELMLVAAHPSDLRGARRAGLLTAYVDRPLEYGQSRPPRKITDGEFDVMARDFLDLADQLGA; this comes from the coding sequence ATGGCGGTGCGTGCGCTGGCGTTCGACACCTTCGGCACCGTCGTCGACTGGCGGTCCAGTGTCATCGCCGAGCTCGAGGCGTTCGGGCGAAGCCTTGGCGTGCAACGGGACTGGGCGGCATTCGCCGACGACTGGCGTGCCGGCTATCCGCCCGCGATGGACCGGGTGCGGCGCGGCGAGCTGCCGTGGACCAAGCTCGACGGGCTGCACCGGATGATCCTGGTCGACCTGCTCGCCGAGGCGGGTCTCGAGGGCGTGCCCGATGCGGCCGTCGACCACCTCAACCGGGCGTGGCACCGCCTCGACCCGTGGCCGGACGCCGCCGCCGGGCTGACCCGGCTCAAGGCCAGGTTCGTCATCACCACGCTGTCCAACGGCAACGTCTCGCTGCTGACCAACATGGCCAAACGGGCGGCCCTGCCCTGGGACTGCGTGATCTCCGCCGAACTGTTCGGCCACTACAAGCCCGACCCGGAGGTCTATCTCGGGTGCGCGGACCTGCTCGACGTCGCCCCGGACGAGTTGATGCTGGTGGCCGCCCACCCCAGCGATCTGCGCGGCGCCCGGCGGGCCGGGCTGCTGACCGCCTACGTCGACCGTCCCCTGGAGTACGGCCAGAGCCGTCCGCCGCGCAAGATCACCGACGGCGAATTCGACGTGATGGCGCGCGATTTCCTGGACCTGGCCGACCAACTGGGCGCCTAA
- a CDS encoding alpha/beta fold hydrolase — protein sequence MFSRSRPHADPDAPAWFAAALAQKPDRTHVDVEGCRIHLRVWGSADNPPLVLVHGGAAHSGWWDHIAPLLSATHRVIAPDLSGHGDSGTRDTYDMRQWAREVMAAAHAVSTGRPTIVGHSLGGWVTATAASLFGDDINSILVVDSPLRDRAPEERDLRARGGKGKAYRSKEEILGRFRPVPAQDGVLPFVAAHIAEESVRRTLKGWVWKFDPAIFGGHLIEQTPGEEELMEAMMNQMPCRIGYLRCENGLVPPEMAETIRDILQLRGPFIELPDAGHHPMLDQPLPLVASLRTLLEFWSIT from the coding sequence ATGTTCTCGCGGTCCCGACCCCACGCAGACCCCGACGCTCCCGCGTGGTTCGCGGCCGCACTCGCCCAGAAGCCCGACCGCACCCACGTCGACGTCGAGGGCTGCCGGATCCATCTGCGTGTCTGGGGTTCCGCGGACAACCCGCCGCTGGTGCTGGTGCACGGCGGGGCCGCACATTCGGGTTGGTGGGACCACATCGCGCCGCTGCTGTCGGCCACCCATCGCGTCATCGCGCCGGACCTGTCCGGGCACGGCGACAGCGGTACCCGCGACACCTACGACATGCGCCAATGGGCCCGGGAGGTGATGGCCGCCGCGCATGCGGTCTCCACGGGTCGTCCGACGATCGTCGGGCACAGCCTGGGCGGCTGGGTCACCGCCACCGCGGCCAGCCTGTTCGGCGACGACATCAACAGCATCCTGGTCGTCGACTCCCCGCTGCGCGACCGCGCACCCGAGGAACGCGATCTGCGTGCCCGCGGCGGCAAGGGCAAGGCCTACCGGTCCAAGGAGGAGATCCTCGGCCGGTTCCGCCCGGTGCCCGCCCAGGACGGGGTGCTGCCCTTCGTCGCCGCCCACATCGCCGAGGAGTCGGTGCGGCGCACGCTCAAGGGCTGGGTGTGGAAGTTCGACCCGGCGATCTTCGGCGGACACCTCATCGAGCAGACCCCCGGCGAGGAAGAGCTGATGGAAGCGATGATGAACCAGATGCCTTGTCGCATCGGGTATCTGCGCTGCGAGAACGGGTTGGTCCCACCGGAGATGGCCGAGACCATCCGCGACATCCTGCAGCTGCGCGGGCCGTTCATCGAGTTGCCGGACGCCGGTCACCACCCGATGCTGGATCAGCCGCTGCCGCTGGTGGCCAGCCTGCGCACCCTGCTTGAGTTCTGGTCGATCACCTAG
- a CDS encoding tyrosine-protein phosphatase: MTGTVDALPGAWNFRDITQETGIRPGRFYRSSELSRLDDAGREALLRLSISDVADLRSAREVERHGAGAVPDGVQVHLLHFHEVTASNDGEAPHESAFRKMMGEKPDDEDIAAAASRFMTEEYTRFPTLPGAQRAIRQVVSLLADGRSLIAHCFAGKDRTGFTVATVLDAVGVEADAVMADFLRSNEAVPQLREQILASVRERIDTAEEVTFVEARLTEAVLGVREDYLVAARRSIADNFGSLRGFLEASGVTDDDVARLRAALLG, translated from the coding sequence ATGACCGGGACGGTCGACGCCCTGCCGGGCGCGTGGAACTTCCGCGACATCACCCAGGAGACGGGGATTCGCCCGGGCCGGTTCTACCGGTCCAGTGAGCTGAGCCGGCTCGACGACGCCGGCCGGGAGGCGCTGCTGCGCCTGTCCATCAGCGATGTCGCCGACCTGCGTTCGGCGCGGGAGGTCGAACGCCACGGCGCAGGCGCGGTGCCCGACGGTGTCCAGGTGCACCTGTTGCACTTCCACGAGGTCACCGCGAGCAACGACGGGGAAGCGCCGCACGAGAGCGCGTTTCGCAAGATGATGGGCGAGAAGCCCGACGACGAGGACATCGCCGCCGCGGCCAGCCGGTTCATGACCGAGGAGTACACCCGGTTCCCGACGCTGCCCGGCGCGCAACGCGCGATCCGGCAGGTGGTTTCGCTGCTCGCCGACGGGCGGTCGCTGATCGCGCACTGCTTCGCCGGTAAGGACCGCACCGGGTTCACCGTGGCGACGGTGCTCGACGCCGTCGGTGTCGAGGCCGACGCCGTCATGGCCGATTTCCTGCGCAGCAACGAGGCGGTGCCGCAGCTGCGCGAGCAGATCCTCGCGTCGGTGCGCGAACGGATCGACACCGCAGAGGAAGTCACGTTCGTCGAGGCCCGGCTGACCGAGGCGGTGCTGGGGGTGCGCGAGGACTACCTGGTCGCCGCCCGCCGGTCGATCGCCGACAACTTCGGTTCGCTGCGCGGCTTCCTGGAGGCATCCGGTGTCACCGACGACGACGTTGCCCGGCTACGCGCGGCCCTCCTCGGTTAG
- a CDS encoding DUF456 domain-containing protein: protein MSTGGIVLVALAIAIGIAGIIVPLLPGTLLVFAAIAVWAFVENTTTAWITLAVIAALLGITALIKYTWPVRRMRDADVRTWILAVGAAVGVVGFFVIPVLGLPIGFVLGIYLAELASRKDQRIAWASTKHAVKGVALSVGVELTGALLATVIWAIGVYLTQ, encoded by the coding sequence ATGAGCACCGGCGGCATCGTGCTGGTCGCGCTGGCGATCGCGATCGGCATCGCCGGCATCATCGTGCCGCTGCTGCCGGGCACCCTGCTGGTGTTCGCGGCGATCGCGGTGTGGGCGTTCGTGGAGAACACCACCACGGCGTGGATCACGCTGGCGGTGATCGCCGCCCTGCTCGGCATCACCGCGCTGATCAAGTACACCTGGCCGGTGCGGCGCATGCGCGACGCCGACGTGCGCACCTGGATCCTGGCCGTCGGCGCCGCCGTCGGCGTGGTCGGCTTCTTCGTGATCCCGGTCCTCGGCCTGCCAATCGGTTTCGTGCTCGGCATCTATCTCGCCGAACTCGCCAGCCGCAAGGACCAGCGCATCGCGTGGGCGTCGACCAAGCACGCGGTCAAGGGTGTGGCGCTGTCGGTCGGGGTGGAACTGACCGGTGCGCTACTGGCAACCGTCATTTGGGCCATCGGGGTGTACCTGACGCAGTAA
- a CDS encoding LLM class flavin-dependent oxidoreductase has product MARLRFGYFIAPFHRAGTNPTLALQRDLEFVEHLDALGYDEAWIGEHHSAGSEIISSPEVFIAAAAERAKRIRFGTGVISLSYHNPLWVADRLMLLDHLTHGRIIGGMGPGSLPTDSAMIGLTPTDCRELLETNLDIVVRLLRGETVSAKTATHELFDARLQLAPYSEDGIPLAVAAVASPTGARLAGRHGIGLLSIGATIVVEGFDALAHHWGIAEERAAAFGTTVDRRNWTLVCPMHIAETEEQARADVRFGIEHWYRYFQKVAAFPQMEVPGENIDEVIDVINGAGAGVIGTPEQARAQVQRLWDQSGGFGCMLQMGHEWANPAATKRSAELFAAEVIPHFQGQAQPTLDAAARAAEVRGDLAQSQLAAIDHMTRKYESERSET; this is encoded by the coding sequence ATGGCCCGACTGCGCTTCGGATACTTCATCGCCCCGTTCCACCGTGCCGGCACCAACCCGACGCTGGCCCTGCAGCGCGACCTGGAGTTCGTCGAACACCTCGACGCGCTCGGCTACGACGAGGCGTGGATCGGCGAACACCACTCGGCGGGCAGCGAGATCATCAGCTCACCGGAGGTGTTCATCGCCGCGGCGGCCGAGCGGGCCAAGCGGATCCGGTTCGGCACCGGCGTGATCTCGCTGTCCTACCACAACCCGCTGTGGGTGGCCGACCGGCTGATGCTGCTCGACCACCTGACGCACGGGCGCATCATCGGCGGGATGGGCCCGGGATCGCTGCCCACCGACTCGGCGATGATCGGCCTGACCCCCACCGACTGCCGCGAACTGCTGGAGACCAACCTCGATATCGTGGTCCGGCTGCTGCGCGGTGAGACGGTGTCCGCCAAGACCGCGACCCACGAACTGTTCGACGCGCGACTGCAGTTGGCGCCCTACTCGGAGGACGGCATCCCGCTCGCCGTGGCCGCGGTGGCCTCACCGACGGGCGCCCGGCTGGCAGGCAGGCACGGCATCGGGCTGCTGTCGATCGGCGCGACGATCGTCGTCGAGGGTTTCGACGCGCTGGCCCACCACTGGGGCATCGCCGAGGAACGCGCGGCCGCGTTCGGCACCACCGTTGACCGGCGCAACTGGACGTTGGTGTGCCCCATGCACATCGCCGAGACCGAGGAGCAGGCCCGCGCCGACGTGCGGTTCGGTATCGAGCACTGGTACCGCTACTTCCAGAAGGTCGCGGCCTTCCCGCAGATGGAGGTGCCCGGCGAGAACATCGACGAGGTCATCGACGTCATCAACGGGGCGGGCGCCGGGGTGATCGGCACCCCCGAGCAGGCCCGTGCTCAGGTGCAGCGGCTGTGGGACCAGTCCGGCGGCTTCGGCTGCATGCTGCAGATGGGCCACGAGTGGGCCAACCCCGCCGCCACCAAACGCTCTGCGGAACTGTTTGCCGCCGAGGTGATTCCGCACTTCCAGGGCCAGGCGCAACCCACGCTCGACGCCGCGGCGCGCGCCGCCGAGGTGCGCGGCGACCTGGCGCAGAGTCAGCTGGCCGCCATCGACCACATGACCCGCAAGTACGAGTCCGAGAGATCCGAGACCTAG
- a CDS encoding response regulator — protein sequence MGNGAGERVRVVVGDDHPLFRDGVVRALTSSGQIEVVAEADDGPAALEAIREHHPQVALLDYRMPGMDGSEVAAAVTRDGLPTRVLLISAHDESAIVYQALQNGAAGFVPKELGRSELVNAVLDCAKGRDVVAPSLAAGLAGEIRKRAEPEGPVLSPREREVLRLIADGISIPAMAKQLFLAPSTVKTHVQRLYEKLGVNDRGAAVAEAMRRKLLD from the coding sequence GTGGGCAACGGTGCAGGTGAGAGGGTGCGCGTCGTGGTCGGCGACGACCACCCGCTGTTTCGCGACGGCGTGGTGCGCGCCCTGACGTCGAGCGGCCAGATCGAGGTGGTGGCCGAGGCGGACGACGGTCCGGCCGCGCTCGAGGCGATCCGCGAACACCATCCTCAGGTCGCGCTGCTGGACTACCGCATGCCCGGGATGGACGGCTCTGAGGTGGCCGCGGCGGTCACCCGCGACGGCCTGCCCACCCGGGTGCTGCTGATCTCCGCGCACGACGAGTCGGCGATCGTCTACCAGGCGCTGCAGAACGGCGCCGCCGGGTTCGTGCCCAAGGAGCTCGGCCGCTCCGAACTGGTCAACGCCGTGCTCGACTGCGCCAAGGGCCGCGACGTCGTCGCACCCAGCCTGGCCGCCGGGTTGGCCGGGGAGATCCGTAAGCGCGCCGAACCGGAGGGGCCGGTGCTCAGCCCGCGCGAACGCGAGGTGCTGCGGCTGATCGCCGACGGGATCAGCATCCCGGCGATGGCCAAACAGCTGTTCCTGGCGCCGTCCACGGTCAAGACCCACGTGCAGCGGCTCTACGAGAAGCTCGGCGTCAACGACCGCGGCGCCGCCGTCGCCGAGGCCATGCGCCGCAAGCTGCTGGACTGA
- a CDS encoding acyl-CoA dehydrogenase family protein, with protein MAVDRLLPSDEAAELIALTREIADKVLDPIVDEHERSETYPEGVFPQLGAAGLLSLPQPEEWGGGGQPFEVYLQVLEEIAARWAAVAVAVSVHSLSSHPLLAFGTDEQKRRWLPGMLSGEQIGAYSLSEPQAGSDAAALQCRATRTDDGYVLNGSKAWITHGGRADFYTLFARTGEGSKGVSCFLVPKGLPGLSFGKPEEKMGLHAVPTTSAFYDNAAIDADRLIGAEGQGLQIAFSALDSGRLGIAAVATGLAQAALDEAVRYANERTTFGRKIIDHQGLGFLLADMAAAVATARATYLDAARRRDLGRPYSQQASIAKMVATDAAMKVTTDAVQVFGGAGYTRDYRVERYMREAKIMQIFEGTNQIQRLVIARGLTTK; from the coding sequence GTGGCCGTTGACCGCCTGCTGCCGTCCGATGAAGCCGCCGAGCTGATCGCGCTGACCCGCGAGATTGCCGACAAGGTGCTCGACCCGATCGTCGACGAGCACGAACGCAGCGAGACCTACCCCGAGGGGGTGTTCCCGCAGCTGGGCGCGGCCGGGCTGCTGAGCCTGCCGCAGCCCGAGGAGTGGGGCGGTGGCGGTCAGCCGTTCGAGGTGTACCTGCAGGTCCTCGAGGAGATCGCGGCGCGCTGGGCTGCGGTGGCCGTCGCGGTCAGCGTGCACAGCCTGTCGTCGCATCCACTGCTGGCGTTCGGCACCGACGAGCAGAAGCGGCGCTGGCTGCCCGGCATGCTGTCCGGCGAGCAGATCGGCGCCTACAGCCTGTCCGAGCCGCAGGCCGGCTCCGATGCCGCCGCGCTGCAGTGCCGGGCGACCAGGACCGACGACGGGTACGTGCTCAACGGGTCGAAGGCGTGGATCACCCACGGCGGCCGCGCCGACTTCTACACGCTGTTCGCCCGCACCGGCGAGGGCTCCAAGGGTGTGTCGTGCTTCCTGGTGCCCAAGGGCCTGCCCGGCCTGAGCTTCGGCAAGCCCGAGGAGAAGATGGGCCTGCACGCGGTGCCGACGACGTCGGCGTTCTACGACAACGCCGCCATCGACGCCGACCGGCTGATCGGCGCGGAGGGTCAGGGCCTGCAGATCGCGTTCAGCGCACTGGATTCCGGGCGGCTGGGGATCGCCGCGGTGGCGACGGGCCTGGCGCAGGCCGCGCTGGACGAGGCGGTGCGCTACGCCAACGAGCGAACGACGTTCGGCCGCAAGATCATCGACCACCAGGGGCTGGGCTTCCTGCTCGCCGACATGGCGGCCGCGGTGGCGACGGCGCGGGCCACCTATCTGGACGCCGCTCGCCGTCGCGATCTGGGCCGGCCGTACTCGCAGCAGGCCAGCATCGCCAAGATGGTCGCCACTGACGCCGCGATGAAGGTCACCACCGATGCGGTGCAGGTGTTCGGCGGGGCCGGCTACACCCGCGACTACCGCGTCGAGCGCTACATGCGCGAGGCCAAGATCATGCAGATCTTCGAGGGCACCAACCAGATTCAGCGCCTGGTGATCGCCCGCGGCCTCACCACCAAATAG